Part of the Aquimarina sp. MAR_2010_214 genome is shown below.
GCCCTGGCGTAATTTATAGGCATGATTTGATCCAAAAAACGTTCTCTCATATATTGTAAGCGCTCTTCATTGGGGAGCATCAAAATATCTATAATGAGAATATATATAATTATAAATGCTATAAAATGTAAACCATCAATTTTTGAATACCTGTTTTTGTCATAGATAAAAGATTGAAAATGAAACCATAAAAAAGGGCCATAAAGAAAACCCATATCGAAATAAAACCATCCTAAAAATTGAGGATATACTATTGATAGTTTACTGGTGCCATAAAGAAACACAAATATTTCTAAACCAAATATTCCAGAAAAAAAAGCGATAGTCCAGCTTTTTAGATTTTTAGAATGTTTGAAGAAAATTCCTCCTGAAATAAAAAGGATTGTAAGAGCTTGTATGAGAAGAAAATACCTGATGATGGTCATATTGAAAAAATGATGGACAACTCAGCTCTTTTTTTAAACCAATGAGATGTTTCAATTTTCGAGAAGAGAGTGCCGTAAAATACCTTTCAATAGTAGAAGAAAGGTAAAAAAGACATGTTTTTTTGACATATAGGGTATTGAAATTCAATTTCAACACCCTACATTATTTTAGACTAAAAAGAAAAAGCAGTTAGTTCCAGCAGGTACCACCAGGCTGAAGACCAGGATAAGAATCTAAAAAACATAATTCTATAGCATAACAACACCCCTGACCACCAGGACAATCTTGGTGACTAGTGCAAGGTCTGTGTGCACCACCTTTAATTTTTTGCTGTTGCCTTTTGCTTAATGTTTTACCTAAGTTTAACAATTTTGATTTCATAATAAGAGTTTTAAGAGATTTTGCCTTAAACATTTATAGACACTTAAGACATGAGTCTAAAATTTTGACAGAATGATAGTATGTAAAAATTACAATGAATTTATTGAATAATTTTCACCTAGAAAACAAATCGCAATTATATTTAATAATTTGATAATCAATAACATGTTGATGTTATGATTGCCTTAATTCTCAGTATAATGTTCTGATCGATAATTAGTACATTAAAAATGGTAATCACTGTTATTGTACTTATTGATAACTCAGCAGTGATTGTTCTTGATGTAACCTTTGCCAATTTGAATACCAAGACACAAATTCGTTTAAAAAAATGAGAACTAACTAGAGACTCCAATATTACTCTTTAGGTATCCATTCATGATTTGATGTATGTTACTGAAGTGTGTAAGCGAATTGTTGTGTTGGACAAGGAGAAGTAGTAAATCCTTTCAATATCAGAAGAGGCATTTTAATAAATTATACGATGATATTCGACAGAAAGACTCCAAATAAAGAAGATATGTCAAAAAGAAAACATATTTCTAGCCACATATCCTATAACTATTAAAAAACCACCAAAAATTAATAACCCTGTAGGGAGACCATATTTTTCCCAAGAATTATCTAGAAATAGTTTTTTGTTTTTCGGAAATTCAGGACTTATATATAATGATATTTCTTCACCTTTTACATATTCTCGACTAGAAGAAGATACCTTAGCTTTTCTGTTATACATTTTTCCGTTCATTTCAAACTCAAAAACTGGAGTATACATTGTAGTTGTAGTGTTATCAGAGCGACTTTGATAAGAATCATATTTTACTATAATAGCTTCTATTTTTTTGGCATTTGATAAAAAAATAAGCCTTTCAGTAAATTGATATAAACTAGAGAGCAATAAAACAAATCCTATACCTGAGAGCAAAATAAAAATAACAAAAGAGACTCTCTTAGATTTTGTTTTCTTATGATCTAGAAAAAGAGTTTGTGAAGAAGATGAATCTGTATTATGTAGAACATTGCGATCATTATTTTTAAGAACATTTAATAACTCTTTTAATTCCTGTTGTCCTGGATTACAATTTTCCTTTATATACTTAAGAGCTTCTTTTTTATGATTTGATTCCCATAATTTGTTTATATGGTTTATATCACTTTTGGTAAAAGATGTGTTTTTCATAATTTTTTATAAAGGTTAAAAATTGAAACAATACAGAAAACACTGTTTTTTTGATAAACATCTTGGATTAGCAATTTATACAAATAATGTTTTGTGTCATTGTTAATAACCTAAGAAAACACAATGAAAATAGTATTAGTAGGTAGAAAAATATGTTAACAACCCGTTTTTTAACGAAAGAAATGTATTTTTACAACGCACACACAATTTTTGTGTACAATCAACATACTAAAAGTCAAGTTTTTTAGTTATCACACGTATGAATTTATCTGGTTTGGGCAGAAAATTATTAAAGACCGCGCTGATATTGCTTTTGGCAATTATAGGATTTGCTTGTTCTCGTAAAAAAGACAAGTTTATAAATCGTACGTGGCATGATGTTACCACAAAAAATAATACACTATATAATGGCCGATTGGCTTTTGATGTAGGTAAGCAAGATATTATTCAGTCCTACAAAGACAATTTTTGGGAGTTGTTACCTGTAGAAAGGATGATCGTAAGTGAAGACGTTAGACTTCCTAACGAAGTGCTTAATAAAAACTTTGATAGAGCAGAGGAAAAGTCGGTAAAAGCAATTCAAAAACACAGTATGCTTATTGATAATAAGGAACGTAATCCTAAGATCGATGAAGCATTTTTGTTATTAGGTAAAGCTCGTTATTTCGAACAACGTTTTGTGCCTGCGCTTGAAGCTTTTAACTATATCTTATATAAATACCCCACAAGTAATACGATCAATCACGCCAAAGTGTGGAGAGCTAAAACAAATCTTCGCCTCGATAATAATGATAAAGCGATAGAGGATTTGACTAGAATGATCGAGCAAGAGTTTATGAAACCTCAGGATTATGCAGATGCAGTAGCTATGATGGCTCAAGCATATATCAACCTAGAAAGAAAAGACTCTGCCGTTACTTATATTACTAAAGCTGCCGTTCATACCAGAAAAAATGAAGAGAAAGGCAGATATCTCTATATAAAGGGACAATTATTAAATGAATTGGGGTATAAGGATAGTGCAAATTATGCTTTTGATCAGGTTATAGACCTCAACAGAAGAGCACCTAGAAAATATATGATGAATGCCTATATGGCAAAAGCTCGAAATTTTAATTACGAAAACGGTAATAAAGAAGAATTTCTCGAATTATTAGCTGATCTTGAAAAAAATCGAGAAAATCGACCATTTTTGGATAAAATATACAACCAAAAAGCAGTTTATTTTAAAACCTTAGATTCTATTGATCTGGCTATAGCGTATTATAATAAATCATTGAGAACAAAGTCTGAAGATAAGTACTTAGAATCTCTTAACTATTATACCCTTGGAGATATTAGTTTTGATAGAAAAGAGTATGCTATTTCTGGAGCGTATTATGATAGCACACTTCAGCGAATGATTGTAGATTCAAAACGGTATAGAGTATTAAAGAAAAAAAGAGATAATCTTGACGACGTTATTCTATATGAAGGTATTGCCAAAACAAATGATAGTATTCTTACTATTTTGGCCATGGCACCAGAGCAGAGAATAACGTATTATGCAGAGTATACCGATGCGTTAAAAACAAAAGCTTTAGAAGAAGAAAAAGCTGCAGAAGTTGCCAGAATAAAAGATAATTTACCAGTAGAACAAAGGTACAGGCAACCAGGTTCCGGATTTAGGACAGACACTAAAGGACCAAAGGTAGAAGGAGGAATCTTTTACTTCTATAATCAAACTACGGTAGCTTATGGTAAAACTGCTTTCAAAAGAACGTATGGAAATAGAGAACTACAAGACAATTGGAGAGTTTCAAGTATTTCTAATCCGGGCGCTGTCTCTACAATAGAGAAAGAAAAAAAGGATGAATATTCTATCGATACAGATCCAACGTTTGATCCGCAAACCTATATTGCTCAATTACCAACTGATCCTTCAGCTATTGATAGCCTTCAAACTGATCGTAACTTTGCTTACTATCAACTTGGAGTTATATATAAAGAAAAATTTCAGGAGTATGGTTTAGCTATAGATAAATTAGAAGATCTATTGCAGAGCAATCCCGAAAAACGACTAATTGTTCCTTCTAAGTATAATTTGTATAAAATCTATTTGACACAGGGAAATACGTCGAAATCCAATGCAATGATGCAGGATATTATTAACAATCATGGAGAATCGAGATACGCCAAAATTCTTCAGAACCCTGATGAAGCATTAAAAGATGATGAAAATAGCCCTAAATCAATATATAATAGGTTGTATAGGGATTTTCAGAATCAAAAATATGCATCAGTAATAAAAGAAAGCGATGAGATGATTATAAAATTTGGAGGAGATGAAGATTTTTTACCCAAATTTGAATTATTAAAAGCTCAGGCGATAGGTCGATATAGAGGGTTTGAAGCCTATAAGGAAGCGCTTAATTATGTGTCTCTTAATTACCCTCAAAGCCCTGAAGGTAAAAAGGCCCAGGTGATTTATCAGGTTACGATTCCGCAAATTCAGGATAATGCATTTTTGATTGATGTAAATGAACAAAATAACCATAAGCTGGTTTATGCATTTTCTACTTTTGGAGACAATCAGGCACAAGGATTAAAAGAACAGATAGAAGCTATTATCAAAGAACTTCGATATGAGAAGATGAAAGTTTCCTTAGATATATATAATAAAGATCAACAATTTGTAGTTGTACATACAAATGGAAATAAATTAGCCGCAGAAGGGTTGGCAGAATTATTGTCTTTAGGTAAAACTGAAGATACTCGTGGTGTAGATTTAACTAAATGGGATAGAAAAAAGAAATATTATGAAAAAGTAGAGGCTGCGTTTTTTACGATAGCATCTCCAAATTATAGAATACTTCAGATTCATAAAAATCTCGAAAAATATATTCAATCAGAACCAGAACCAGAAACCGAATAATCATTTAATCCCCCTTATATTATGTTTTCAGACAACAAAAAAGGAAGAGATTACGGCAATACGACCGATTTCTCACGCAATCAAAACAAAATCTCAGAAGGAACTAAAATCGTTGGAGATGTTATTTCTGAAGGAGGTTTTAGAATTGAAGGGACCATCGAAGGAACTTTTAAAACTACTGGTAAAGTAGTAGTAGGAACATCAGGCTTTATTAAAGGAACATTAGAATGCTCTGATGCAGATTTCGAAGGTAAGTTCTCAGGAACTCTTAATGTATCAAACACCTTATCTTTAAAGCCAACTGCACATATCGAAGGCGAAGTTACTGTAGGTAAATTAGCTGTAGAGCCAGGAGCAAACTTTAACGCATCTTGTTCTATGAAAGGAAGTGTAAAATCGTTGGGTAAATCTGGTGAACAAAAATCTTCACAGCCACAAACGACGCAAGGGCAAGGGAAATCAGCTTAGGTTGAAAGTTTGTATTGCACATTAAGTTTCTCTTGATTGAGAAAATACAAACTTCTGATGTAAAAGTGTAATTCTAAATAAAGTGTAGATGAAAAACATCAATTCTATAAAAACACTCAATAAGAATCAATTAGAGAGTGTCAAGGGAGGAAGCTCTCCTCACAGAGCTAGAGGAGAATCATTCTCGTTGTTAAAAAATCTCGACGATTTAGTAATTACTTATTTTTCTGGCCATGGTGTTGGAGACGGAACTGGGGAATAAGTTTTCTGTATAATTAGAATGCTTATTAAAAGCAATACTTTTTCTTAATAAAAAGAAACCTTGAAAAAGAATAATCGAGGTAAAAAAACCTTTAACAAATATATTGCCCTTACAGGAATAGCTTTCCAAATGGGAGCTACCATATTCCTATGTGCTTATGCGGGAAAAAAACTGGATGCTTATTATGAGTTAGAAAAGCAATGGTTTACCATGGGATTTATACTCTTTGGGGTAACTGCTTCTATATATCTGGTAATTAAGCAACTCAATCGAATTAATAAATCAGATTGACTATTAATGTATCAGTATTAGATTTTTAAACTCCCTAAATGCTTCTGTACTATTTAGAAAATTTAGATATTTGATGAGTTTATTTTTTGAATAAAGAATTTTAATACGCTAATGGGAAAGAACGTATTCCGTTTTTTATTTCTTTTCACTATTGTAATATCGGGTAGTTATATGATCCATATGGGTATCATAAACACCTTTTTACTTGAAAGAAATATTAATATTATCAAGTTTTCGTACATATTCAATAGTGTATTCACCTTTGTGTTTACAATGGTTATATTAGTACTAAGCAAAAAATTTAAGGATCAACTTGGTTTTATTTTTATGGGAGGTAGTCTTATAAAAATTGGAGTTTTTATAGCCATCAGTAAGCTTAGTGATTTTGAAATGAGTAAAAGCGTCTTTCTTGATTTTTTTGTTGCCTATTTAATCTGTTTGATCTTCGAAGTCTACTATGTCTCAAGGATTTTGAATTCTTCTAAATAATTGAATTTCAGAAACTTAATGATTTTCGGGTAATCTTAAACTTATTTAGTCAAAATAGTTTAAGAATCTAACATAATTATGTACATTTGCACCGAAATTTAGGAACCGAAATTTTACGCGTAATGCAAAAATGTACTGTAGTTAAAATTTTATTGATTTTTAGTCTGGTCTTTACGACAGGAAACTTATTCGCCAAAGAATCCGAGAAAAAGGAAGGTGAAGGAGGTTTAAAGACAGAGATCAAAGAATTTATAGATCATCACCTTCAAGACTCACACGATTTCACATTGTTTTCTGATAAAGAAGCAAACAAGCATTATGGATTTCCATTACCAGTTATCTTATGGGATAATGGGTTGAAGCTTTTCTCTTCTTCCAAATTTCATCATGGAGAAACTGTTGCTGAGGTTGATGGTAATTACTATAAACTTTACCATTCAAAAATTTATAAAACAGATGCATCAGGGACGATCAATTATGATGAGGATCACCATGCGACCAATACAAAACCATTAGATTTTTCGATCACAAAAAATGTAGTGAGTATTTTATTAATTGGCTTGCTTATGTTTTTTATGTTTAGTCGTCTGGCTAAATCATATAAGAAAAATAATGGTATTCCTACAGGGGTTGGACGTTTCTTAGAGCCTCTTGTGCTTTTTGTTAGAGATGAGATTGCTATTCCAAATATTGGAGAAAAAAATTATAAAAGATATATGAGCTTTTTGCTTACAGTGTTTTTCTTTATCTGGTTATTAAACCTTTTAGGGATGACTCCATTGGCTGTTAATGTCACTGGAAATATTGCTGTAACATTTGCTTTGGCACTAATCACGTTTTTAATCACTAACCTTACTGCTAATAAAAATTACTGGGGTCACATTTTTTGGATGCCAGGAGTACCTACTTTTATGAAGGTGGTTTTAGCACCAATAGAGTTATTAGGGGTTTTTATCAAACCATTCTCGTTAATGATTCGTTTATATGCAAATATGACTGCAGGTCACGTGGTGATAATGAGTATCATTGGTATGATGTTCTTATTTAAAAGTTGGATTGGTAGCCCATTATCATTTGGATTGTCTTTTGCGTTGTCAATATTAGAATTGTTGGTAGCTGCATTACAAGCATATATATTTACGATGTTGTCTGCGTTATACTTTGGTATGGCGACTGAAGAGGCACATCACTAATTTTGAACGTTTAATTTTTAATTATATAATTATGGAAATTCCAAATATTGTTGGTGCAGGTTTAATCGTAATCGGAGCTGGTATTGGTATTGGTAGAATCGGTGGACAGGCAATGGAAGCTATCGCTCGTCAACCAGAAGCTTCTGGTAAAATCCAAACAGCTATGCTTATTGCAGCAGCACTTATTGAAGGTATTGGATTTGCTGCATTATTTGCAGCTTAATTCATTTAATACAGATGATAACAACTGCAACGGTTGGTTGCAGTTGTTCATTTTGAGTTTTTTTAAAATTAAACGGTAAAAAGATAACATAATTAATTATGGATAAGTTAATAAATGATTTTTCATTCGGTCTGTTTTTCTGGCAGATATTACTTTTTGTAGGTTTATTATTATTATTAAGAAAATTTGCCTGGAAACCTATTTTAGAGGCTGTAAATAATCGTGAAGAAGGAATCAAGAATGCATTAGAATCTGCAGAAGAAGCAAGAAAAGAAATGCAAAACCTTCAAGCTGATAATGAGCGAATCCTAAATGAAGCGAGAGCAGATCGTGATGGGATGCTTAAAGAAGCAAGACAGCTTAAAGAGAATATAATTACTGATGCAAAGTCTGAAGCACAAGCAGAAGCTGATAAAATTGTAGCACAAGCACAAGCTACTATAGCTAGTGAGAAAAAAGCAGCAATTGCAGAGCTTAAGAATCAGGTTGCAGGACTTTCTGTAGAGATTGCAGAAAAAGTAGTAAGAAAAGAATTATCTGGCAAAGAGAAACAACTAGAATTAGTTGAATCTATGTTAGAGGACGTTACTTTAAATTAAACTAAATGAGTAGAGCAGCAATACGTTATGCTAAAGCAGTTTTGAGTCTGGCTCAAGACAAAAAGGCTACTGAAGATGTTCAGAAGGACATGCAAAGTATTATCGCTACAGTTAGCGGTAGCGCCGAGCTCAGAATGGTGTTAAGTAGTCCATTGATCAAAAGTGAAGTAAAACTTTCTTCATTGCGTGAGATTTTTAAAAGTACGGGTGAGATTACTCAAAAACTTTTTGATGTGTTAATCGAAAATAAAAGAGTGAATTTGCTAGATGATGTAGCCAAGCAATACATTATTTTGTTTGATCAATTAAATAATACTCAAGTTGCAAAAGTAACTACAGCAGTACCATTGGATAAAGGATTAAGCGCTAAAGTTTTGGCCAAGATTAAAGAATTAACAGGTAATGAGGCTACCATAGAAAATGTAATCGATGAAAGTATTATCGGTGGATTTATTCTTAGAGTAGGTGATTTACAGTATAATGCAAGTATAGCAAATAAGCTTACTAGCTTAAGAAGAGAATTAAGTAATTAGTAAAGTTATATGAACACCCCAAAAATAATAGCAGTATTTGTATCCTTATTTTTTATTTTTTCAGCTTCGGCTCAAAAAATAAAAATAAAGAAGGGTGTTGTTTTTATTGATAAAGTAGAGATACCTATTAAGGTCGATTCTGAGTATGTAACGACAAAGGGAGGTATTATGGGGGATTTTCATCAAATCCTTACTTTTTCTAATACTTCAACGTCTAATGTATTTGTAATAGTAGAGCACATAGGAAAAATGATGTCTCCTAATGGTGTAAAAGAAACATGGCTAGAAATTTCTGATCCAAGTAAAGAAAAAACAAATAGTGTTGATCTTGATAGAGCATTTGGAGGTGGTAGCAAGAAGGGAATTATAAAACATTTGATTAATAAATATCAGTTCTTTAATGTCGAAGGCGTAGTTGATCAAAATAAGATCACAGAATTTTTTGATACAAAGACTGAAAGTAAAGCAAAAAATAAAGCAAATAAAGGGAAGGCTAAAGCAAAAAAATCCAAAGCATTAATAAGCAAAATAAGGCCCTTTGTTAAAAATGATTTAACGACTATTGTAACTGGAGGAGCAATGGGGACCAAAGTAATTGGAACCGTAAATGCCCCAGATAAATATCATGATACAAGAACTACACCAATCAAAGTATATGATTTGGATAATAACTTAGTGGCTTCAGCAACAACAGATATATTATCCCCAGTAATCATTTCTTTAATTGATGGTTCGACTTTTGAATATAAAAACAAATACCAATTAAGTGGTGGTTTGGGTAATAAAGATTTCCTTACTGAATTAGTAGAGAAAATTGTAGGTAAAGGATATGCGCTGGGAAGTCAAATAAATAAAGAAAAAGAAGTTGCGCATCAGGAGGAAAATGAAAAAAAAGCTATTCAACATGAAAAGGATAAAGCCAATTATGAAGTAGCTAAAAGAAATTCTTCAAATATCTACCATAAAAAAGGCTATGTAATTGATGAAAAAGGAGTGAAAAGGGAAGGAGATATTTCTATAGCTTTTCAAAAAATTAAAAACCCTGCAGATTGGGGTGGAATGGTTGATATTAGCTCCTATGGAAATAGTTTAGCATTAAGATATATAGATAAGAAAGGAAAGAAAAAAATTAAATCATTTTCAGCTAAGAAAGGAACACGTTTTTGCCTAATTAATGAAGATGGGTCTGAGGTATGTTATCAAGGAATGAAAATTCAAGGTAATGGACTTCTTGGTCAAGCGGCAACTGTAACTTTTGAAGGAGTGGGCGAAGTACAATATGTAAAAGAAGTGCTCAAAGAAGGAAAAATAACAGTATATCAAAGTACACCAAGTAATAAATATGTAATAAGAACTGAAGATCAAGAAAAAGCATTTAATTTTGTATTTGGTGCATTAATTAAGAAAGAAAAGAAATTAGCTAAGTTAAAGGAATATCTTAACGGATGTGATTATGGTGATGGCACATATGATGAGGCTAGTTTTGAAAATATTGATAAAATAAAAGAACTAATTAATTTTTATAACAACTCTTGTAAGTAACAAGAGAAATCATAATAGTTATGGCAGAAGTGAATCCTGCTGAAGTATCAGCAATATTAAAACAACAATTATCTGGATTTGAAGCATCAGCTTCATTAGAAGAGGTAGGAACAGTATTACAAATTGGGGATGGTATCGCCAGAGTATACGGATTGTCTAATGCTCAATATGGAGAATTAGTACAGTTTGAATCTGGTTTAGAAGGTATCGTACTTAACTTAGAAGAAGATAATGTTGGGGTAGTACTTTTAGGTTCTTCGATCGAAGTTAAAGAAGGTGCAACTGTAAAACGTACACAGCGTATTGCATCGATTAACGTTGGAGAAGGAATAGTAGGTCGTGTTGTAGACACACTTGGAGCTCCTATCGATGGTAAAGGTGCAATAGAAGGTGAAACTTTCGAAATGCCATTAGAA
Proteins encoded:
- the atpB gene encoding F0F1 ATP synthase subunit A — its product is MQKCTVVKILLIFSLVFTTGNLFAKESEKKEGEGGLKTEIKEFIDHHLQDSHDFTLFSDKEANKHYGFPLPVILWDNGLKLFSSSKFHHGETVAEVDGNYYKLYHSKIYKTDASGTINYDEDHHATNTKPLDFSITKNVVSILLIGLLMFFMFSRLAKSYKKNNGIPTGVGRFLEPLVLFVRDEIAIPNIGEKNYKRYMSFLLTVFFFIWLLNLLGMTPLAVNVTGNIAVTFALALITFLITNLTANKNYWGHIFWMPGVPTFMKVVLAPIELLGVFIKPFSLMIRLYANMTAGHVVIMSIIGMMFLFKSWIGSPLSFGLSFALSILELLVAALQAYIFTMLSALYFGMATEEAHH
- the atpH gene encoding ATP synthase F1 subunit delta, translating into MSRAAIRYAKAVLSLAQDKKATEDVQKDMQSIIATVSGSAELRMVLSSPLIKSEVKLSSLREIFKSTGEITQKLFDVLIENKRVNLLDDVAKQYIILFDQLNNTQVAKVTTAVPLDKGLSAKVLAKIKELTGNEATIENVIDESIIGGFILRVGDLQYNASIANKLTSLRRELSN
- the atpE gene encoding ATP synthase F0 subunit C, which codes for MEIPNIVGAGLIVIGAGIGIGRIGGQAMEAIARQPEASGKIQTAMLIAAALIEGIGFAALFAA
- a CDS encoding polymer-forming cytoskeletal protein — protein: MFSDNKKGRDYGNTTDFSRNQNKISEGTKIVGDVISEGGFRIEGTIEGTFKTTGKVVVGTSGFIKGTLECSDADFEGKFSGTLNVSNTLSLKPTAHIEGEVTVGKLAVEPGANFNASCSMKGSVKSLGKSGEQKSSQPQTTQGQGKSA
- a CDS encoding DUF3592 domain-containing protein, coding for MKNTSFTKSDINHINKLWESNHKKEALKYIKENCNPGQQELKELLNVLKNNDRNVLHNTDSSSSQTLFLDHKKTKSKRVSFVIFILLSGIGFVLLLSSLYQFTERLIFLSNAKKIEAIIVKYDSYQSRSDNTTTTMYTPVFEFEMNGKMYNRKAKVSSSSREYVKGEEISLYISPEFPKNKKLFLDNSWEKYGLPTGLLIFGGFLIVIGYVARNMFSF
- a CDS encoding AtpZ/AtpI family protein — translated: MKKNNRGKKTFNKYIALTGIAFQMGATIFLCAYAGKKLDAYYELEKQWFTMGFILFGVTASIYLVIKQLNRINKSD
- a CDS encoding F0F1 ATP synthase subunit B, whose amino-acid sequence is MDKLINDFSFGLFFWQILLFVGLLLLLRKFAWKPILEAVNNREEGIKNALESAEEARKEMQNLQADNERILNEARADRDGMLKEARQLKENIITDAKSEAQAEADKIVAQAQATIASEKKAAIAELKNQVAGLSVEIAEKVVRKELSGKEKQLELVESMLEDVTLN